From one Plectropomus leopardus isolate mb chromosome 8, YSFRI_Pleo_2.0, whole genome shotgun sequence genomic stretch:
- the LOC121946520 gene encoding galactose-specific lectin nattectin-like: protein MAAGFYLVCFLSVAGGLLIAGTMSAPLKIACCPAGWTPFGHRCFIFFHEAREWIFGEHVCRSLGGNLASIHTPEENAFLGDYIEKVAGSRVHTWIGGTDEAQEGTWLWTDGSPFNYQSWSPGEPNNLGQEHCIEMNWREYFWNDNQCYHERAYLCAKDQI, encoded by the exons ATGGCAGCAGGTTTTTACTTGGTGTGCTTCCTCTCTGTGGCTGGCGGACTGTTGATTGCAGGAACT aTGTCTGCCCCTCTTAAAA TTGCTTGCTGTCCTGCCGGTTGGACTCCATTTGGACATCGctgtttcattttcttccacGAGGCAAGGGAATGGATATTTGGAGAG CATGTATGCCGTTCACTCGGTGGGAATCTGGCCTCAATCCACACTCCTGAGGAAAATGCCTTCCTCGGTGATTATATTGAAAAAGTGGCTGGCTCCCGTGTACATACTTGGATCGGGGGCACTGATGAGGCACAA GAGGGAACGTGGCTGTGGACTGATGGCTCACCATTTAACTACCAATCCTGGAGTCCTGGGGAGCCTAATAACCTTGGACAAGAGCACTGCATTGAAATGAACTGGAGAG AGTACTTCTGGAACGACAACCAGTGTTACCATGAAAGAGCTTATCTTTGTGCCAAAGACCAGATCTAA